Proteins encoded together in one Rossellomorea sp. y25 window:
- a CDS encoding tetratricopeptide repeat protein encodes MRKGSKLGSEQAKVLSFVPTGEYYYNKGMKAYQRRELKKSLKYLNRAFQLEPVEPMIACQLSIVYTELGEYKRSNDLLHQILDDLDPRMSECHYFLANNYAHLGLFKEAYEQVSAYLDKEEYGEFVEDAEDLLELLELDSDLIVDDLYEHDELIVQQEKARDLLESGHFQKAVDTLQAVIQDYPEFWSAYNNLALAYFYLGEVDQAAATLEEVLEKNPGNLHALCNTAVFYFYQKRHDELDELIQGLEKVRPLLHEHRYKLGATFALVGHSKRAYDWLKSLQKIGFEGDASFYYWLSYSAYETGHEDTARNAWKRVLDINPEKEGLEPWNDQKQAEGFENHVTSILKKLQSEYTEEKLFGLFLTSISDNQRAILTHADFCDVEDLSIVEKVYLAQVLNSNGNSSIKVNQEIRNMHQVALHLYGDHRPITSVESGLFLTWFTIAYRGIKERETFKNAKAFAAATEFVWNRLRNEKVTKKQLCDRFNLSASTLTKYIAVVESYLP; translated from the coding sequence ATGAGAAAAGGGTCAAAATTAGGTAGTGAACAAGCGAAAGTGTTGTCTTTTGTCCCGACTGGCGAGTATTACTACAACAAAGGGATGAAGGCTTATCAACGTCGAGAGCTTAAAAAATCATTAAAATATTTAAATAGAGCATTTCAATTAGAACCAGTAGAACCGATGATTGCCTGTCAATTATCGATTGTGTATACAGAGCTTGGTGAATACAAGCGCTCCAATGATCTATTGCATCAAATCTTGGATGATCTGGATCCAAGAATGTCAGAGTGTCATTATTTTTTGGCCAACAATTATGCCCATTTAGGCTTATTTAAAGAGGCGTACGAACAGGTTTCGGCTTATCTTGACAAAGAAGAATATGGTGAATTCGTCGAGGATGCAGAAGATTTATTAGAACTTCTGGAGCTCGATTCCGATCTGATTGTGGACGATTTATACGAGCATGATGAGCTCATCGTCCAACAGGAGAAAGCAAGAGACCTTCTTGAATCAGGACATTTTCAAAAAGCCGTGGATACCTTACAGGCGGTCATTCAAGATTATCCGGAATTCTGGTCAGCTTATAATAATCTGGCACTTGCCTATTTCTATTTAGGTGAAGTCGATCAAGCAGCTGCTACGTTGGAAGAGGTGCTGGAGAAGAATCCTGGAAATCTTCATGCCCTGTGCAATACGGCTGTTTTTTATTTCTATCAGAAGCGTCATGACGAACTGGACGAATTGATACAGGGTCTTGAGAAGGTCCGTCCCTTACTTCATGAGCATCGTTACAAGCTGGGGGCTACGTTTGCGCTTGTTGGTCATTCGAAGCGGGCGTATGATTGGTTGAAGTCCCTTCAGAAGATTGGCTTCGAGGGCGATGCGAGCTTCTATTATTGGTTGTCGTATTCTGCTTATGAAACGGGTCATGAGGATACTGCCCGTAATGCGTGGAAAAGGGTACTTGATATCAACCCGGAAAAAGAGGGACTCGAGCCTTGGAACGATCAAAAGCAGGCAGAGGGCTTTGAAAATCACGTCACATCGATTTTAAAAAAACTGCAAAGTGAATATACGGAAGAAAAGTTATTCGGTCTGTTTCTTACGTCTATTTCAGATAATCAGAGAGCCATCCTGACTCACGCAGACTTTTGTGATGTGGAGGACCTGTCGATTGTTGAAAAGGTGTATTTAGCACAAGTGTTAAACAGCAACGGAAACAGCTCGATTAAAGTGAATCAGGAGATACGGAATATGCATCAAGTGGCTCTGCACCTTTATGGGGATCACCGACCGATCACGAGCGTGGAGTCCGGATTGTTTCTTACTTGGTTTACAATTGCCTACAGAGGCATAAAAGAACGGGAAACTTTCAAGAATGCCAAAGCTTTTGCAGCGGCAACCGAATTTGTATGGAATCGGCTGCGAAATGAAAAGGTCACGAAGAAGCAGCTATGTGATCGATTCAATTTATCTGCGAGTACCTTGACAAAATACATTGCAGTCGTGGAAAGTTACCTTCCGTGA
- the hisF gene encoding imidazole glycerol phosphate synthase subunit HisF, producing the protein MLTKRIVPCLDVKDGRVVKGIQFVELRDAGDPVELAKVYDEQGADELVFLDISASHEGRKTMVEVVQHVAAGLAIPFTVGGGINSVEDMKAILRAGADKVSLNTAAVLRPELVREGADYFGSQCIVVAIDAKLDEESKGWKVYTHGGRKLKDLDAVEWAKEVESLGAGEILLTSMDSDGEKQGFNLALTKAVSEAVSIPVIASGGAGNARHFKEVFTEGKADAALAASIFHYKETSVEEVKSYLREQEVHVR; encoded by the coding sequence ATGTTAACGAAACGGATTGTTCCGTGTCTGGACGTGAAGGATGGAAGAGTGGTAAAAGGCATTCAGTTCGTGGAGCTGCGAGATGCAGGAGACCCCGTTGAACTTGCTAAAGTGTACGATGAGCAAGGTGCCGATGAACTTGTCTTCCTGGATATTTCAGCCTCACATGAAGGACGGAAAACGATGGTGGAAGTCGTTCAGCATGTCGCTGCGGGATTGGCGATCCCTTTTACAGTAGGTGGAGGGATTAACTCAGTTGAAGATATGAAAGCCATCCTGCGTGCAGGGGCAGACAAGGTATCCCTTAATACAGCTGCCGTACTGCGGCCTGAGCTTGTCCGTGAAGGAGCGGATTATTTCGGATCTCAATGTATCGTAGTGGCCATCGATGCCAAACTTGATGAAGAGAGCAAAGGTTGGAAAGTTTATACCCATGGAGGCAGAAAGCTGAAAGACCTGGATGCCGTGGAATGGGCGAAGGAAGTAGAATCACTCGGTGCGGGAGAGATCTTGTTAACGAGCATGGATAGCGATGGAGAGAAGCAGGGGTTCAATCTGGCCCTGACGAAGGCAGTCAGCGAAGCGGTTTCGATTCCGGTGATTGCTTCAGGCGGAGCAGGAAATGCCAGGCACTTCAAAGAAGTATTCACCGAGGGCAAAGCCGATGCGGCCCTTGCAGCCTCCATCTTCCACTATAAAGAAACGAGCGTTGAAGAAGTAAAGAGCTACTTAAGAGAGCAGGAGGTGCATGTACGATGA
- the hisIE gene encoding bifunctional phosphoribosyl-AMP cyclohydrolase/phosphoribosyl-ATP diphosphatase HisIE, with product MTNDSWIASVKYDDKGLVPAIIQDASTKEVLTLAYMNETSLKKTVETGETWFYSRSRQELWHKGETSGNTQTVKNITWDCDKDAILVLVDKQGPACHKGEESCFHEGVYGEEKSSTENILLTLEKLIENREINRPEGAYTTYLFEEGVDKILKKVGEEASEVIIAAKNRDSEELKWEVADLFYHVLVLLREQKLPLQDVLEVLVERHNK from the coding sequence ATGACAAATGACAGTTGGATCGCATCCGTGAAGTACGATGATAAAGGATTGGTACCTGCCATCATCCAGGACGCTTCGACAAAAGAAGTTTTAACACTGGCCTACATGAATGAAACGTCTCTCAAGAAAACGGTTGAGACAGGAGAAACGTGGTTTTACTCCCGTTCACGCCAGGAGCTGTGGCATAAAGGTGAAACGAGCGGGAACACCCAAACGGTCAAGAATATCACGTGGGATTGTGATAAAGATGCCATCCTTGTCCTCGTCGATAAACAAGGTCCTGCCTGTCATAAAGGGGAAGAGAGCTGCTTCCATGAAGGAGTGTACGGTGAGGAAAAATCATCAACAGAAAATATCCTCCTCACTCTGGAAAAACTCATTGAAAATCGTGAAATCAACCGACCAGAGGGAGCATATACAACCTATCTCTTTGAAGAAGGTGTAGACAAAATCCTTAAAAAAGTAGGCGAAGAGGCGTCAGAAGTGATCATCGCTGCGAAAAACAGGGACAGTGAAGAACTGAAATGGGAAGTCGCCGACCTGTTCTACCACGTCCTTGTATTATTAAGAGAACAAAAACTTCCACTTCAAGATGTGTTGGAAGTCCTTGTGGAACGTCATAATAAATAA
- the hisH gene encoding imidazole glycerol phosphate synthase subunit HisH: protein MIGIVDYGMGNLFSVSKALERLNVPYFISDQQEELLNADGLILPGVGAFKDAMNLLETTHLRDTILTFAQSGKPLLGICLGMQLLFEESKENGATKGLALLPGEVLHIPKKDSQGNAFKVPHMGWNLLRYQKKSPLLDGLSEGYVYFVHSYYVHEGSKDVIVASADYAGVEIPAVVSRENIFGMQFHPEKSGELGMKLLENFTKRVKEAVS from the coding sequence ATGATCGGCATTGTAGATTATGGGATGGGGAATCTGTTCAGCGTCAGTAAAGCACTCGAACGGTTGAACGTTCCTTATTTTATCAGTGATCAACAAGAGGAGTTACTGAACGCAGATGGGTTGATTTTACCGGGAGTCGGAGCATTTAAAGATGCTATGAATCTTCTTGAAACCACTCACTTAAGAGACACTATCCTCACTTTTGCCCAAAGCGGGAAGCCGCTCTTAGGCATTTGTTTGGGTATGCAGCTACTGTTTGAAGAAAGCAAGGAGAATGGAGCAACAAAAGGATTGGCTCTTCTTCCGGGAGAAGTGCTTCACATCCCGAAAAAGGACAGTCAAGGAAACGCATTCAAAGTCCCTCACATGGGATGGAATCTTCTGCGTTACCAAAAAAAATCCCCCCTTTTAGATGGGTTATCAGAAGGCTATGTGTACTTCGTTCATTCCTATTATGTGCACGAAGGATCCAAAGACGTGATAGTGGCAAGTGCTGACTATGCGGGAGTTGAAATCCCTGCAGTCGTGAGCCGGGAAAATATATTTGGAATGCAGTTTCACCCTGAAAAAAGCGGTGAGCTTGGAATGAAGCTGTTAGAAAACTTTACAAAACGGGTAAAGGAGGCGGTCTCATGA
- the hisA gene encoding 1-(5-phosphoribosyl)-5-[(5-phosphoribosylamino)methylideneamino]imidazole-4-carboxamide isomerase, with the protein MSFTIYPAIDMRGGKCVRLVQGDYNQETIYGDSPFDMAKKFADEGAEWIHMVDLDGAKEGSRINDEFVIAVAEKLDAKVQIGGGIRSKEDIAHYLSRGVDRVIIGSIAVSNTELVKEWLSEYGDKIAIGLDAKDGYVATHGWLETSSLTAVDLGKELAEAGAETFIFTDIATDGMLSGPNVEAVVDLAKQTGKSVIASGGISSLEDLKTLKQYENQGVSGAICGKSLYTGKFTVREAINEVKTC; encoded by the coding sequence ATGAGTTTTACGATTTATCCAGCGATCGATATGCGTGGCGGAAAATGCGTTCGTCTCGTTCAAGGTGACTATAATCAAGAAACGATTTATGGAGACTCTCCGTTTGATATGGCGAAGAAATTCGCCGATGAAGGGGCCGAGTGGATTCACATGGTAGATCTTGATGGGGCAAAGGAAGGCTCCCGGATCAATGATGAATTCGTGATCGCCGTTGCAGAAAAGCTGGATGCCAAGGTTCAGATTGGCGGAGGTATCCGGTCGAAAGAGGACATCGCGCACTATTTAAGCCGAGGTGTGGATCGTGTGATCATTGGAAGTATCGCCGTTTCCAACACAGAATTAGTGAAGGAATGGCTGTCGGAATATGGTGATAAGATTGCCATCGGACTCGATGCAAAGGATGGCTATGTGGCAACTCATGGCTGGTTGGAAACTTCCTCCCTTACAGCGGTGGACCTTGGAAAAGAACTGGCTGAAGCTGGTGCAGAAACATTCATCTTCACCGATATTGCCACAGACGGAATGCTATCTGGTCCCAATGTTGAAGCGGTTGTCGATCTTGCCAAACAAACGGGGAAATCAGTGATTGCGTCTGGAGGCATTAGCTCACTTGAAGATCTGAAGACTTTAAAGCAATACGAAAACCAAGGTGTCTCCGGTGCGATTTGTGGAAAATCACTATATACAGGAAAGTTCACGGTGAGAGAGGCCATAAATGAGGTGAAAACATGTTAA